ACCGGCCGGATAACACCATGGCTGCTTTTCACTATGCCTGGGAACTGGGTGGTATTCCGGAGGCCGACATCCGCACCACGCGCGACGGCGTGATCATCTGCCTGCATGATGAAACCCTGGCGCGCACCACCGATGCACCGGCGGAGATCGCTTCGATCCAAGTCCACCTGCTCGACTTGGCCGAGATTCGAAAATGGGATGCCGGCGTCAGGTTCGCGCCGGACTATCAGGGAGAAAAAGTGCCCACGCTCCTGGAGGTGCTCATCGCCATGAGCGGTCATCCGGAACGAGAGCTCTATATGGATATCAAACAGGTGGATTTGGTGAAAATCGGCCGTCTTATCGATTCCCTGCAAGTGGCCAAACAGATCCTGGTGGCCAGCCCGAAACAGGTGGAATGCAAGACGCTGAGAAATCTGGCCGTTGGGGTGCGCAGCATGCTGTGGATCGGTGGATCAGCACAAGAGATCGCGGATCAATTCACCGCCGCAGCAGAGACCGGCTTTGATGGGTTGGACCAGGTGCAGATCCACCTCAATGATCGCAAGGAGCCCTCGACCTGGCGCTATGAGGTGGAACGCGCGCTGCTGCAGGATGCGTTGCAGCAGACCGCTGAAAACGGGATCGATCTGGAGGTCTTTGTCAAACAGTTTAGAGAAGCAGACCTTCATGCCCTGCTCGATCTCGGCATCCGCTGGTACGCCACCGACGAGCCAAATCGATTTGCACAAGCCGTGGCAAACTGGCGAGCGAAAAAAGGATGACGAAAATGGTGACTAGGGAGAAAGAGCGGATGAAAGTGGACAAAACGACAGAGCCCTTGCGCGAACAGATCGACAGGATCCAAATCATCGATACCCATGAACACATTCCGGATGAAGCAGTCGCCTGCGCCAACCGGCTGGGATTTTTCGGTCTGTTCGAGCATTACGTCTCATCGGATCTGGTTTCTGCCGGCATGCCCCGGGAGAACCTCGAGGCGTTGCGCAATCCAGACAACGGATTAACGCCGCAACACCGTTGGGCGCTGATGGCCGACTGGTGGCCGTATGTCCGCACCACCGGCTATGGCCGGGCCATGCTCGAATACCTCCGCGAGCTGTTCGGCATCGAGGACGTCACTGCGGACACCGTGCTCGAGCTGTGCCGCCGCATCAACGAAGCGCGCAAGCCGGGCTGGTTCCGAACGGTGCTTAGGGAGCGGGCCAACATCGACAAGGCGCTGGTCATTCGCTGGCCCGGACAATCGGTGGAGGTGGACCGGGAGCTGTTTCGTGCCGTGCCGATCCTGGACCATTATGCCATGCCCAGCACCCGGGCTGATCTGGCGGAATTGGAAAAAGAGTCCGGCCATTCCATTCAAACTCTGGATCAGTTGATGAACGCGCAGGAGGAACGGCTCGAGTCATTTATCGCCAAAGGCATTGTCGCGGTCAAACTGTTTTTAGCCTATCAACGAACCCTGCAAGTGGACTGCTATACGAAGATTGAGGCCTCGCGCGTTTTCGACCGTCTGTGGCTTTCACAAAAAATCGACCTGACCCTGCAGGATCTCAAGCCGTTGCAGGATTTCATGACTCGTCGATTGATCGGTCTGGCGGCTGAACGCGGTCTGCCGATACAGATCCATACCGGTCTACAGGAGGGCAACGGCAATAATATTGAAAATTCCAAACCGACTTTATTGACCGGCCTGTTTTTCGATTTTCCCGACGCACGCTTTGATCTCTTTCACGCAGGCTATCCATGGTCCGGCGAAGTGGCTGCATTGGCAAAAAATTTCGCCAACGTCTATGCGGATCTGTGCTGGATGCCGGCGGTTTCCCCTGCGTTTATGGCCCGGGTGCTTGACGAATGGATAGAGACCATTCCGGCGAATAAAATCCTCGCAGTGGGCGGCGACTCGAACTATGTCGAGGGCGCGTTCGGCCACTGCACCATCGCCCGGCGCGTGGTCAGCGATGTGCTCAGTCGCAAGGTGGCCGGCGATTATCTCACCAGCGCAGAGGCGCATTGGCTGGCGAAGCGTATTTTGCGTGAGAACGCCCGTGAACTGTTTCGCCTGAATCAGGAGACTGTTGAATGAAAATAAATCGCTTTGTCCTCCACCGGTTTTTCCTCATCCTCATCCTATGCGCTGCAGCGCTGTGGTGGCAATGCGGCGCCGGATCCGGTTTGCAGATCCGAACCGCGACCTGTGAGTATTTAAAGAATCCGGTCGGCATCGACCTCAGTCGGCCGCGCTTCAGCTGGACTTTATCCGCCATCGGCCGGGGTCAGAAACAGACCGCCTATCAGCTGCTGGTGGCGCGTGATCCCGAGCTGTTGAGTAAAAACAGGGCGGATCAATGGGACAGCGGAAAGATCGATTCGGACCAGTCCACTCACGTTCGCTATGCCGGCAAACCCCTGCGCAGCCACGAGACTTATTATTGGCAAGTGCGAGCCTGGGATGGACAATCCCGTCCCTCTGCGTTCAGCGAGGTGCAGACATTTACAACTGCTTTTCTGGCGCCGGATCAATGGCAGGCTCAGTGGATCGGCGAGCCGGGCGGCAAGGATCCTGTCAATGAACAAGGTTTTTATGACCAGCCGCTCGCCATGGATGAAGAGGGGGATTCCATCCGTTATAATCCGCGGTCGCTCCTGCTGCGCAAGTCGTTCCACCTGCAGCGGCCGGTCAAACAGGCGCTGCTCTATGTCTCAGGGCTCGGCTACTATGAGTTGAACGTGAACGGAAAAAAGATCGGCGATCAGGTGCTGGCTCCGGCCAAGACGTTTTACAAGCAGGTGGTGCTGTACGACGCCTATGATATCAGCGCACAGATGCGACCCGGTGCAAACGCCCTGGCGCTGATGCTGGGCAACGGCTGGTTCAATCCATTGCCCAAATGGTGGTCCTGGCGCATGCAGTGGTATGGCGCCAAACGGGCGCTGCTCCAGCTTGTCATCGTTTTTCAGGACGGCGGCACACAGGTGCTGTGTTCTGATTCCAGCTGGAAAACAGCGGACGGCCCGGTGCTGAGCAGCTGCATCTATGACGGCGAGATCTATGACGCCAACCAAGAGATACCAGGCTGGACGACGGCGGATTTTAACGATAGCGCTTGGAAGCCGGCAGCGGTACTGACGCCTCCCGGCGGCCGGCTGGTCGCGAGTCTTTTGCCGCCCATCCGGATCACTCAAAAGCTGCAGCCCCTTCGCATCAGCGAACCGCAGCCGGGAATTCAGGTCGTGGATATGGGGCAGAATTTTTCCGGGTGGCTGCGGATCCGTTTCAAGGGGAGCAAAGGTGAAAAGGTAACCATCCGCTATGCGGAGCGAGTGTCGGCCGACGGCAGGATCGATGTCAGGTCCAACAACCTGGCTGCAGCCACTGACGTGTACATCATGAAAGGCGCTGCGGAGGAGATTTATCAACCGCGTTTCACCTATCATGGCTTTCGCTACGCAGAGATAAGCGGCTATTCAGCCGAATTGACCGAAGAGCAGGTGGAAGGACATGTGGTCCATTCCAGCGTCGAAGCAGCCGGCGAATTCAGCTGCAGCAGTGAACGGATCAACGCCATCCGCCGTGCGATCCTGTGGTCGCAGCGTGCCAACCTGATGGGCTTGCCCACGGATTGCCCTCAGCGGGACGAACGCCTGGGATGG
This genomic stretch from bacterium harbors:
- a CDS encoding glycerophosphodiester phosphodiesterase, whose amino-acid sequence is RPDNTMAAFHYAWELGGIPEADIRTTRDGVIICLHDETLARTTDAPAEIASIQVHLLDLAEIRKWDAGVRFAPDYQGEKVPTLLEVLIAMSGHPERELYMDIKQVDLVKIGRLIDSLQVAKQILVASPKQVECKTLRNLAVGVRSMLWIGGSAQEIADQFTAAAETGFDGLDQVQIHLNDRKEPSTWRYEVERALLQDALQQTAENGIDLEVFVKQFREADLHALLDLGIRWYATDEPNRFAQAVANWRAKKG
- a CDS encoding amidohydrolase family protein yields the protein MKVDKTTEPLREQIDRIQIIDTHEHIPDEAVACANRLGFFGLFEHYVSSDLVSAGMPRENLEALRNPDNGLTPQHRWALMADWWPYVRTTGYGRAMLEYLRELFGIEDVTADTVLELCRRINEARKPGWFRTVLRERANIDKALVIRWPGQSVEVDRELFRAVPILDHYAMPSTRADLAELEKESGHSIQTLDQLMNAQEERLESFIAKGIVAVKLFLAYQRTLQVDCYTKIEASRVFDRLWLSQKIDLTLQDLKPLQDFMTRRLIGLAAERGLPIQIHTGLQEGNGNNIENSKPTLLTGLFFDFPDARFDLFHAGYPWSGEVAALAKNFANVYADLCWMPAVSPAFMARVLDEWIETIPANKILAVGGDSNYVEGAFGHCTIARRVVSDVLSRKVAGDYLTSAEAHWLAKRILRENARELFRLNQETVE